In Planctomycetota bacterium, a genomic segment contains:
- a CDS encoding aldehyde ferredoxin oxidoreductase N-terminal domain-containing protein, translating to MLPDDPLSRVLVVDLSRREARVEKRPELFERSLGGAGAAIGLLDEECPRGADPLGPHNPIVLAVGPLTGLFPLASKTVAMFKSPLTGNLGESHAGGRSAVALRLAGYGALVLRGASESPVYVAVHGDRVFFRDASSLWGVRSSATVARVIRQREPEAGFRSILRIGRAGEERLPYACVTTETYRHFGRMGLGAVFGAKRLKALVVSGRRSLPVADARAYRQTYREIHEAAVASPLMKKYHDVGTPENVVPLNLLKGLPTRNLQQACFEGAERISGEHLAEEFLGRRLACAHCPVGCIHLAALREPSAHEPYFYKTSMIGYDYEPIYALGSLLGGAEPAGLLRLMDAIEVVGLDAMSTGVALAWATEAMERGLVKPDDAGGLALRWGDYAAYAQAVQWLVEPPTDFFRALARGVEHASAVYGGADFALAFGGLEMPGYHTGPGAHLGFLTGARHSHLDSAGYSLDQKAVKAGDLPSPPQVAQSLLKEERWRQVLSSLVVCFFARNIYAAPVVAKALASAGIARGEGDLTRLGADVLRAKHAFKRREGFSWSGLRIPRRILDTPSPLGPLSPQFLEEALAAFAAAAEAPEA from the coding sequence ATGCTTCCTGACGACCCGCTCTCGAGGGTGCTCGTGGTGGACCTCTCGCGGCGCGAGGCGCGCGTGGAGAAGCGCCCGGAACTCTTCGAACGCTCGCTCGGCGGGGCGGGGGCCGCGATCGGGCTGCTCGACGAAGAGTGCCCGCGGGGGGCCGACCCGCTGGGGCCGCACAACCCGATCGTGCTGGCCGTGGGGCCGCTCACGGGGCTCTTCCCGCTGGCGTCGAAGACGGTCGCCATGTTCAAGTCGCCGCTCACCGGCAACCTGGGCGAGAGCCACGCGGGCGGGCGCAGCGCCGTGGCGCTGCGCCTGGCCGGCTACGGGGCGCTGGTGCTGCGCGGCGCGAGCGAGTCGCCTGTCTACGTGGCGGTTCACGGCGACAGGGTGTTCTTCCGCGACGCCTCGAGCCTCTGGGGCGTGCGCAGCAGCGCCACGGTGGCCCGTGTGATCCGGCAACGCGAGCCCGAGGCGGGGTTCCGCTCGATTCTGCGGATCGGGCGGGCCGGCGAGGAGCGCCTGCCCTATGCGTGCGTGACGACCGAGACGTACCGCCACTTCGGGCGCATGGGCCTGGGCGCTGTGTTCGGGGCCAAGCGGCTCAAGGCCCTGGTCGTCTCGGGCCGCCGCTCGCTGCCCGTGGCCGACGCCAGGGCGTACCGGCAGACGTACCGCGAGATCCACGAGGCGGCCGTGGCCTCGCCGCTGATGAAGAAATACCATGATGTAGGCACGCCGGAAAACGTCGTGCCGCTGAACCTGCTGAAGGGCCTGCCCACGCGCAACCTCCAGCAGGCGTGCTTCGAGGGGGCCGAGAGAATCTCGGGCGAGCATCTGGCGGAGGAGTTTCTCGGCCGCCGGCTGGCCTGCGCCCATTGCCCCGTCGGCTGCATCCACCTGGCGGCGCTGCGCGAGCCTTCGGCGCACGAGCCGTACTTCTACAAGACCTCGATGATCGGCTACGACTACGAGCCGATCTACGCGCTCGGGTCCCTGCTCGGCGGTGCCGAGCCCGCGGGGCTGCTGCGGCTGATGGACGCCATCGAGGTGGTGGGCCTGGACGCGATGAGCACGGGGGTGGCCCTGGCGTGGGCCACCGAGGCGATGGAGCGCGGCCTCGTGAAGCCCGACGACGCCGGCGGCCTGGCCCTGCGCTGGGGCGACTATGCGGCCTATGCCCAGGCCGTGCAGTGGCTCGTCGAGCCGCCGACCGACTTCTTCCGGGCGCTGGCGCGCGGCGTGGAGCACGCCTCGGCCGTGTACGGCGGGGCCGACTTCGCGCTGGCTTTCGGCGGCCTCGAGATGCCCGGCTACCACACGGGGCCGGGCGCGCACCTGGGCTTCCTCACGGGCGCGCGGCACAGCCACCTCGACAGCGCCGGCTACAGCCTCGACCAGAAGGCCGTGAAGGCGGGCGACCTGCCCTCGCCGCCGCAGGTGGCCCAGAGCCTGCTCAAGGAGGAACGGTGGCGGCAGGTGCTCTCCAGCCTCGTCGTCTGCTTCTTCGCCCGCAACATCTACGCGGCGCCCGTGGTGGCGAAGGCCCTCGCCAGCGCGGGCATCGCGCGGGGGGAGGGCGACCTCACGCGCCTGGGGGCCGACGTCCTGAGGGCGAAACACGCCTTCAAGCGGCGCGAGGGCTTCTCGTGGAGCGGGCTGCGCATTCCGCGCCGCATCCTCGACACGCCATCGCCCCTCGGGCCGCTCAGCCCGCAGTTCCTCGAGGAGGCCCTCGCCGCCTTCGCCGCCGCGGCCGAAGCGCCTGAGGCGTGA
- a CDS encoding 4Fe-4S dicluster domain-containing protein, with protein MRTRLAVVDGDRCVGCEVCMFACVRRAGEGGLAHARIHVRSDGGIERGFVVVVCRACPEPQCAKVCPASALERRDGGGVRLVAERCLGCRNCVAACPFGAAFWDDETHKPAICLYCGYCAQWCPHGVLALEKTKEAAHAS; from the coding sequence GTGAGAACACGACTGGCCGTGGTAGACGGCGACCGCTGCGTGGGCTGCGAGGTGTGTATGTTCGCCTGCGTGCGCCGCGCGGGCGAGGGCGGCCTGGCGCACGCCCGCATCCACGTGCGGTCCGACGGCGGGATCGAGCGCGGCTTCGTGGTGGTCGTGTGCCGAGCCTGCCCCGAGCCCCAGTGCGCGAAGGTGTGCCCCGCCAGCGCCCTGGAACGTCGCGATGGCGGGGGAGTCAGGCTCGTGGCCGAGCGCTGCCTGGGCTGCCGCAACTGCGTGGCCGCGTGCCCCTTCGGCGCGGCGTTCTGGGACGATGAGACGCACAAGCCCGCGATCTGCCTCTACTGCGGCTACTGCGCCCAGTGGTGCCCTCACGGGGTGTTGGCCCTTGAGAAGACGAAGGAGGCCGCCCATGCTTCCTGA